The proteins below are encoded in one region of Ricinus communis isolate WT05 ecotype wild-type chromosome 6, ASM1957865v1, whole genome shotgun sequence:
- the LOC8289316 gene encoding uncharacterized protein LOC8289316 → MMIMESSLGDMLLKVAMFALVQALVYIILSKSSNIFSNTVKRSSSFKPARSVSIRRFLAALQDLPASGELSPSPKNPASTQDTSQQTN, encoded by the coding sequence ATGATGATTATGGAAAGCAGCTTAGGAGACATGTTATTGAAGGTAGCCATGTTCGCTTTGGTGCAAGCACTGGTTTATATCATCCTCTCAAAGTCATCCAACATCTTCTCCAATACCGTAAAGAGATCATCTAGCTTCAAGCCAGCTCGCTCCGTTAGTATTCGCAGGTTTCTTGCCGCTTTACAAGACCTTCCGGCCAGTGGTGAACTCTCTCCTTCTCCCAAGAATCCGGCGTCCACTCAAGATACAAGTCAACAGacaaattag